The DNA segment aagggggttgaaccgcccccTGAAACAAAAGGAGGTTCGGCAGGTGGTGAAGGATAACAATTTAAATTTTTGTGCTATTCTTGAGTCTCACGTTGATGTAGCTAATCTGGGGAAAGTTTGTAAGTCTGTGTTTCGTAATTGGGACTGGACGTCCAATGGGGGCCAATGTACGAAGGGAACGAGAATTATAATAGGATGGAATCCAGATATTTTTGATGTTATGGTGGTCAATCAGACGGCTCAGGTTATGCATGTCCAAATATTCTTTAAGATTGATAAGAAAATGTTCTTTTGCTCCATTGTTTATGCGGCTAACTACTACGTCTCTAGAAGAGAGTTGTGGCAACATTTGTCTATGCATAAGGTGCTGGTAGGTAGTAATCCTTGGGTCATCATGGGGGATTTCAACTCTGCTTTAAATCTTGAAGACAACTCGTTTGGGACGTCGGCTATTTCAATCAGTATGCGAGAGTTTCAGGCATGTATTGATGACATTGAGGTGTTTGACATCAACAGGACAGGTTTCCACTTTACGTGGAATCAAAAACCTAAGGAAGGAATTGGGTTATTAAGGAAAATTGATAGGGTGTTAGGAAATACGGCTTTTGTGGAGGAGTACCTGAGCTCGGTGGCTGTTTTTAATTCGTATAGGCTGTCCGACCACTGCCCTTGCATCCTAAAAATCCCGAAAGTCGGTGTCATTAAGCGGAGATCTTTTAAGTTTGCGAATTTTTTGGTTTTTAAACCTGAATTTCTAAAGATAGTTCAAAACATTTGGGAGTCAAATGTGGATGGAGTTCATCAATTCCGTGTTGTCAAGAAGCTTAGTATGCTAAAGTCTCCTTTGCGAGCGCTATTATATCAACAAGGGAATCTCCATAAAAAGGTTGCCGATCTTCGGGCTAAGCTCGATTTAATTCAACGGGATATAGATGAGGACCCGTTAAACTTGGCGCTTCGGAATGAAGAGTCTAAGTTTACAAATGCTTATCAGGAAGCTTGTCTGGATGAAGAGCGGTTTCTCAAACAGAAGTCTAAAGTGGACTAGTTGTGTGCGGGGGATATGAACACGGCATTCTTTCATTCCTCGCTAAAAAACAGAAATCATAGGAGTCGGATTGATGTTATTAAAGATGTGAATGGGATTGTTTATGAAGGGGACACAGTTCAATTGGCGCTTGTTCAACATTACGAGAAGTTCTTGGGCTGTCATGATGATGTCTCGCTAACCCCTACTCCAAATCTGTTTTCTAATAAATTGCAGCCGGAAATTGAGACCCAAATGATCCGTCAAGTTACGGAAGAGGAGGTGAAGAAGGCTATGTTTTCGATTGGTATAGATAAGGCTCTGGGTCCTGATGGGTAATCTTCAGCTTTTTTTAAAAACGCTTGGCCGATTATTGGGCATGACGTGTCGATGGCGATTATGGATTTTTTCTCTACGGGTAAAATGCTTCGTCAGCTCAATCATACTCTTATTGTTCTCATCCCAAAGATGGCTACGCCAGCTAGTGTTACGGATTACCAGCCtattgcatgttgtaacgtgctATATAAATGCATTAGTAAGTTTATTGCTGATCGCATTAAAGTGGCGCTAGACGGGATTGTTAGTGTGAATCAATCTGCTTTTGTCCCAGGTAGGAAAATATCGGACAACATCCTCCTTACTCAAGAGTTAATGCACAACTATCATAGAAACTCGGGCCCCCTAGATGTGCATTCAAAGTGGATATCCAGAAAGCGTATGACACTGTCGATTGGAAGTTCTTAAAGGaaattttgctagggtttggaTTCAATATTCGGATGGTGGATTGGATTATGATTTGTGTGGGTACTCCTTCGTTTTCAGTGTGTGTTAATGGTAATGTGCATGGTTATTTTAGAGGTAAGCGTGGGTTAAGGCAAGGAGATCCGCTGTCCCCATACCTCTTCATTCTTGCTATGGAAATTCTGACGGCTATTTTGAAACGTGAGACGTCAATTGATTCTTCATTCAGATTTCAAAACAGATGTGAACGTCAGCAAATTATTAACCTTTGCTTTGCAGATGACTTGTTCATTTTTGCTAGAGGAGATATTCAATCAGCCAAGTGCATTATGTCTTCGCTGTCTAAATTTACTAAAATGTCAGGTTTGATTCCTAGTATTCAGAAGAGCACGGTTTTCTTTTGCAATGTTACTAGTAATGTGAAGCATGCGATCCTGAGTGTGATGCCGTTTGTGGAGGGCTTGTTACCGGTTAAATATTTGGGTGTCCCCTTAATATCGTCGAAGCTTCTTTACAAGGATTGTAGTATCCTAGTGGAGAAATTGGAGAAGCGTATTATGAGTTGGAGAAATAAACTTCTTTCGTTCGCAGGGAGATTACAGTTAGTATTGTCAGTTCTTTCTTCGATGCATATTTACTGGGCTTCCGTTTTTATTTTGCCAACTCGGGTGGTTCATGACTTGGAGGTGAGAATGAGGAATTTTTTATGGACTCAGGATGTTTCGTTCCAAAGAGGGAAGGCAAAGGTTTCATGGAAATTTGTTTGTCTTCCTAAATTTGAAGGAGGTCTGGGTATTAGACGGATTGGTGATGTCAATAAGGCTCTTATGGCAACTCATATTTGGAGTATTATCACTAAACGTAAATCGCTTTGGGTTGACTGAGTGCATGATTACAGGTTGAAAGGAAAGAGTTTTTGGGTCTGTAAAATGCCTGCTAATTGTTCTTGGAGTTGGCGGAAGCTTCTTCAGTTACGGCCGTTGATGAGGGATCATTTCAGGGTTCAACTTGGGGACGGGAGAATGACTTCAGCATAGTATGATTCATGGTCCGATGTGGGGCCGCTGGGTAATTTCCTTACTCCTAGGATAATAACAAATGCAGGATTTCGATTGGAGGACTCGGTTGCGGACATTTATGATAACGGGGAGTGGTCATGGCCTGCTGCTTGGCGTGATCTTTTTCCGGTCCTTATACAACTAGATCAGATCCAAATAGGTCATAATAAAAGAGATAAAGTCCAATGGAAGGATGGGAATCTGATGTTGGAGGTCTCTGCTTCGAATATGTGGCAAACGGTTCGATATAGTGAAGCGGAAGTGGATTGGAGCAGGTTAGTCTGGTTTGCTAAATGTATCCCAAGGCATGCGTTTCTCATGTGGCTGATTATGAGGAAGAAATTGTTAACCCAAGACATTATTCTACAGTGGGATCTCTCACGAAGGAAGAATATGAATATGATGTGTTGCTTGCTATGTTATGAAAATCATGATTCTCACAATCACTTATTTTTTGAGTGCAAGTACTCGTCGAAGATATGGATTACTGTTAGACAAAAAGTGGGTATGGACGATGTTGCTCCGAAGTGGGAAGATGTGGTGGAATGGCTTATGCTGAGTGTAAACTCCAAATCGGCCGGTATGTATGTCAGCAGGATTTTAGTAGCGGCTACTGCTTATTTTATCTGGCAAGAGAGAAACGCTAGATTATTCAAGAACCAGTTGAGACCACCGGAGCACTTGTGTCAAGTAATAATGGATACGGTTCGGTATAAAATCATGGGAGTTCGGCTGAAGAGAACTGATAGAGTGGCAAGGCTGTTGCAGGAATGGGATATTCGTGATGATGGAAACGAAGGTGGCTGATTAGTGATTCGAGTTAGATTTTATCTAGTTCATTAGACTAGTGGTTGATTTGGTTATCTTGTATTTTGTTTTCGTTTTTTGCGTGGTGTTACTTTCATGAGGCATGTCTCATGATTGAATTAGTGTAGGCTCTCTACACTACTTGTTTTGtattggttgtgaatatataaaatcaccgtggtaaccctttacccaaaaaaaaacttATGTGTACATTTTTTAAGAAGACGTGTGTGCACAAGTTGTCCTTTTCCCCCCTTCTAACCCACATCACTACCCAAATCAACGCTCTCCGGTCATCCCTCATCCCTCACCACTGCTCTGGTCCAAATCAACGTCAACTAACATCCTCAATCAACACCGAATGACCAATCACAACGCCACAAGCCAAAAAGATGGTATTCGTCAGGCTATTAGGGTTAAACAAATTGTAACAACTCATAGATTTTAAATATTTCTATTAAGAGGGAAAAGTccacaacatatatatatatatatatatatatatatacatacatattatgAGTATCTATATACACATTGGAAGAGAGAGAGTCACAACAATATAGCACCGAACACCCACCACAGGTGGTCGAGGTGGTTGTGGTGGGTTGACGACAGTTGCGGTGGGTTACTGGTGGTGGAGgtgagacggtggtggtggtggtggtggaggaggttTTATTGTCAATTGAAAATGGGTGGTTATGGTGATCTATGAAGATTtcagaagaattgaagaagaaggtggaggtggaggtgggggtggggtgggggtagGGTGGGGGTTGGGATGGGGGAGGGGGAGGGGTAGGGGTAGGCTAGGAAATGGGACCCACTTAAATTTATTACtaattataatttatatatttttagttttcttAATTGTTCAGGGGAATTTATGTCATTTTACACATATTTAACATGTGTTAGTGATAAGGACCACCCGAGTGCAAAAATTACAACTATTGGGACCAACTTTGAAATTATTAAACCACTAGGAGCAAGTCTGCAATATTGCAAACCACacggaccaaccaagcatttaactcgcTTCCATTTGACCTTATTTAAGTTTACCTTCTTGCTACGAAAGGTGTATAAATAATTCTAGCGGAGGCTATGATGTTAGACTATGAGGTGTGGGGTGTGGCACCGGCTGCTCCACCCTGGGCAAGCGTTGGGCATGGCGTTACCTCTTTGTCGTGAGCCTGACGTGGGGGGGGGGGCTGGGTGACATGCCTGGTTTTGATTGGCTGATTCGATCTAGCCGTTAGGGATAGCCGTTGCTAAACCAAAAAAAATCCACATGGCTGGCCACACCAAGCTAAGCCACGCCACACCACATCCCTAGTTTTTTAGTATTACCTTGTGGATCCCACCCTCGCCATGTGTGTatcaccccgtgttttcgaatgccaaagtcaaagtcaaagtccaaatcaagtttgacttcttttatgtggagtaagtgttgtttatcAAAGAATCGAGGTAATTgcatgtttaatcgacgcgaaatgATTTACGGCTGTGAaaagtaggaagtaacaatgggataaagttaatcaatcaataatcaagctaatcgaataatcaaacgaacccgagactcgaattatgcagctttggtgttattatacgtgtgtgtgtgccttatgtgttacctgtgcgtgtttactttatgttatgtgtggtgatcaatcgaatcaatcaaattgaaactcgaaactcaatcgaaatcgaaatcgaatatgggatgtagatgcttgtatatagatatagtggttgggattaaaagtaatttgaataggaaactctatcgtactcgtaacgtcttcaatcgaaatcgaaatatcagaaatcgtcgcaccgaacactcgaaacaggctgtggatcgatcagccTCTTAGCCGAtagaacagcccagccgatcggacagactgtccgatcgagcaggctgtccgatcgggatgcctgaccgatcggccagccctttcctctttgggaagcctataaataggcctgtcattgtcattctttccacttttggaaactctctgaccgaccagctcgtgctcccctccttttctcagatttctttcgatttcggtaagttttcatcctaaatcttgtactttcttgatcaatacatgctcctacacctttctatctttcaaatcttgatttctaaccgtgaaatcatcaatatctaagcattctaggatgatgtcatcatggtgttcttcaagaacatcatgttttggccccaatccaccaagaatcacttggatctagccgatttccacataaaaacactaagatctaccacagatctgaacatttacatagtgtgaaggattgaaaggtggattttccaactttctttcaactcttttacactcaatgccttcaaaccggtagaaacggagcttgagccaactcaccaatcattTTAATGGTCAAGTgattcaagattcggattctatctacgaggttcaccgatttcaggttaaactataaactctgttccgaaccgttcaccggcctgacttgggtgattcctatccgagcaggggaaacaagtaagaatgaaggtgccatggttcaactcgttgtcaaaatacctcgatataacgtcaaacaatcaggaCAGCCAattgttagacgaacaggccgaccaggtcaggatgctgaccgatcgaacaggctgttcgaacgaacagcccaaccgaccggacatgtcagccgatcgaccaggccagccgatcggctagcacatggccccacactttgacaatttcatgaagtatagtattgaacgaagtaatgttcgatcgaacgagctgtttgataacattactcatcgaatcatgagatactatgcttcaacacttaatcgattttcaactcgttcgacgtattggagtgccacccgatcgaacatgctgtccgatcaggtgacattcCACTGAGGACCCATTTCTGAAGTtcccaaccgatcggttaagctggCTGATCGAACAGAaagttcgatcgatcgacctgaaaggtaaggacacttcagtgttctcaaatactacaacgaaaacttcaaaaggacaagccatcatacacaaacacatcctactcaaaggaagaaacaatccactcgaacagtccaaccgatcgagcctacgtGTCGATCGAATAGGTTTTCCGAACGGACTGTTCAGCCGAACGAataacccgttcgatcgaaccaactgttcgatcgaccaggctgttcgacccacttacacttgtttccattttacgcgttactcgtcattatgctatcgaactattcaggctaaccctactcccaagcgctcctttcaatccaccaatcaatcgctgtgactatactcgaaccctttttgctttagcacttttgggtgttacatacgttacctatctaaaacacaatcgaacacactactcaattactttatacgctaaccgatatgcatgtattacgtgactaaatgaatgcttgttgattgtgtttacacgtggaatgctgtctacctgccttaacgacgtagtactatagtttggactcagcacccgttcacacgggggttgttaaggacaattacttgcatggattacgatggtaatcatgtattgcgaactgtctcggataGTCAagccgcagtcattggtatcaatagatccatgtcgataattaacatgcttcgttttcctctgtgtacatgttggttatgcgtaaacaatttcgaactctatatgctattatcaagcttgtatgctcacctttacattttatgtattgactttattttaacgtatgtgacaggtgtttaagatgcattcttgctagggaagcgaggctagaataaagcgtctagagcccccaacaaatagttgtctgtagcagTCAATCTAGGGGTCTTTAGAAGTagaaacaatatttattttattttatttaaatctgagttgtcggaacagaattacttgactggttgttatctgtaataatttattgtattatttgggatacggtatgggacgtatttaaatgaatagtattaatagttgttgtggaaacttctggacaatctgtttcgctcagtgccatgccccgatgattctgccatctgttggggtgtgacagattggtatcagagccataactatagggaattaggctagacacgacctagccCGGgccgctgtcttagagacctagactatagttaagAACCAACAAACCAAGCTTATGTGCCATATTCTAATATTCTTctctatcactgcactcgaattctcaaatagagtcaagcgatttagtcaagattaggtgtggaagccgcaaactctcgactaaattgtttaatcaatgctgattttatcaattcatCAATGATATCCTCATTAATTTTTCAAAACCAACGAGGaggattataccaaatcaggagtgaaatccatattttgatgaataatctcctcaattttactaaaacaaggaagaagttgctaagccaggggcgaaaccctaaccttgacaacttgttccggattttatttatctcaccaaagcctcgacggactccaacgacctgaacccatgagtatgacctagggagtgcgtgttgaatgcccaagaaccgaggcagaaacgcgatcccgaaagtcgaaaagtgactacaagtctactgcgaatagtcgaatcgctttgggtagtcaatgtctattagccgcagacaatctattccccgattttatgtgttttgattctgagcccgcaaccgcagactctgatgattcgtcgattttatgtgctttAAGTGTGTttgcctgtttatgtgtttaattttgatttttgctatcacttcgatcgacacacacgactcatATTGCTATTCTACCTCaagacgctaacaagtcgctgcaattttAGACAATATTGTGCTACGATTATGCTATACTATTCGACACGCTATACGACCATACGATGCTACTCGAAAATGCTAATCGCGACCGATATATATACAAACAACACGCGAgttttgaatgataggtttctgtattctgactacctctgtgattaAATAGGAATGTGCTTCTATGTTTCTGTGTttctgtgtttatgtgattctttgctctatgtgcttctgtgtttctgtgaTTACGCGAATCTGTGGTTTtatgcctatgtgtttatgtgattcatgccttatcgtgttcctgagctttagtaagtagtagacgtgtgaggtgagattcgatttgttgtgtctgagacctacgacgatgtctgttgcagaccatgtcgtcatctggacaccgaacccctctaactcgccaagagaagagagacaagtgTCTcactgctatcatcgccaagcaagtggcaaaaacTGTGAGCGAGGtatatgaaaacgtcagcaaatcgtctgaagagTTGCGAACTGATGCTCCTAAAGATGCCAACAAGaccgttttcagcttcaaacagtttaaagcatgcagaccaaaagagtttaccggagaagatggccctaccgccatgtttcaatggtttgattcagttgaagtcactctgcgccaaagcggctttcctgaaaatctccgtaccctaaatgcaactggcgttttccagtcccgagctctagactggtggacgaccgaacgaaacaaacgcgggaatgatgcagcttatgagctgacttagGAAGAGCttaaggccatcatgatggacgaattctgccctccccatgaacgccaaaagctggaggacgagttttggaacatcaagcagaaggacggagacaacgctgctttaactgctcgcttcaagcagcttagcattatctgtcccgaccaagtcaagacgccagacatggccatcaagaagtacattcgagctctacctgattgtgttgccgactttgttcacgccgccaagacatcatcaatcgaggagacctacttgcttgccgccgagatcaatgacaagcgggtaaagtctggtttctggttgctcaaccatccaagtcatcacgtcgcaagaagaagcacaacaacagcagctccagcaacaagaactgtgctgtcacaacgACTGCTGCCCcactgcaagccgtaccggctcagcagcagtctcatcaccgaccagctccagtgaccaatgcaccgccagcaaagcgtgcttacacaggtccccacccgctctgcccgacatgctcatatcatcatccggtgggaatcgcctgccgtctttgcgctcactgcaatctctacggtcatttcactgcgaactatcgctatggtcctcgtcaagccctagttcaagccgccgctcatcaagctctactcccagctcctcaaggccaacccgcagctcaagcacccgcggtcaatgctcgagtctgctttgcatgtggtgatcctaaccattttgcaaacatgtgcccaaacagggtggtgaagcaagagccccaacagcaacaacagcagcctcagcagcagcaacaagcagcccgtgccagaactttcaacatcaacgcccgtcaagcccagactgacaacaacgtggttaatggtaccttccttgtgaatggtatttatgcatcatttttgtttgatactggagccgataactgctttgtgtcgtttgaattcgagaagctccttagtcgtaagcgctcttatctcccctcgtcattcgaagttgaagtagctactggaagaactgtcgctaTTAACTCTgctctccgtgattgtaccctcgagctcaacaatcatatcttccctatcgaccttatcccgatgcagctcggaagtttcgacatcatagtaggcatggactttcttcgcgaaaaccatgctgaagttgtgtgttttgataagatgattcgattctcgctcgcgaatggtgatttattgtttgtgtacggtgaaacagcttcgaaaggtctcaaactcatgtcatgtatccaagctagcaggtatctccgcaaggaatacagagctttcttagccaacattgtagtagcggaaaaggaaaagaaaaagaaggccgaagtcaaagacgttccagtggttcgtgaatttcctcaggtgttccctgatgatcttcccagACTACCGCCAactatcgactttcgtatcgacctcattcctagagcCATCCTGtagccaaagctccttaccgacttgcgccatccgaaatgcgggaactctcgaaccaactccaggagttacttgaaaaaggctttattcgcccgagcacttctccacgGGGCGCGCcggtcctcttcgttaaaaagaaggatgggtcgttcaggatgtgcatcgattatccaGAGTTGAATAaactgaccatcaagaaccgataccctttgcctcgaatcgatgacttatttgatcagctgtaAGGTGCTaaatgtttctcgaagatcgatctacgttcaggctatcatcaattgcgcattcaagaggaagacatccccaaaaccgcttttcaaacttgatacggccattatgaattcgttgttatgcctttttgtttaaccaacgcacccgcggttttcatggatctgatgaaccgcgtgtgtaagccatttctagaccgtttcgtatcgtgttcatcgacgatgtcttgatctattctaagtcgaaagccgaacacgcgcaacatctacgtttggttctcgagctactccaggggaatcaactctacgccaagttctccaagtgcgaattctggctggaggaggttcagtttctgggtcacatcgttaatagtcaaggtattcatgtcgatcccgcgaagattgaagcagttaagagctggattacgcctaagaacccgtccgaagttcgttcttttctcggactagcgggctattatcgacgatttatcgaagggttctctaagatcgctgtgccgcttaccgcccttactcataaagacaagtcttttgtttggggaaccgaacaagagtctgccttcgaaaccctcaagcatatgctttgcaatgctcctgttctcacgttgcccgacggaaacaacaatttcattgtctattgtgatgcttccaaccttggtcttggctgtgttctcatgcaacgggacaaggttatagcttacgcatcttgtcagctcaaaatccacgagaagaactatacaacccatgacctcgagctaggcgcagttgtttttgcattgaagatttggcaacactacctgtatggtacgaaatgtacgatcttcaccgatcacaggagtttacaacacatctttaatcagaaagaacttaacatgcgtcaaagccgatgggtagaacttcttagcgattacgactgtgagattcgttatcacccaggcaaggcaaatgttgttgcagacgcgctcagcagacggagttatttgctcagtattcgcaatacccaagcccaacatgatctcgaagccctcatccgcgaagcccagcatgcttgttttaacgaacgcactttgaagaaagagaggatttatcacgatggagctcagcttgtaagcaaagcagatgggattttctattatctagaccgaatttggatccttaagcggaccgatttgcgaaaaattataatgaatgaagcccacaaatcccgatattctattcatcccggtgccgataaaatgtaccaggatcttcgttacaagtactggtggccgggcatgaaacgggatattgctctctatgttggaagttacctaacttgtgcgagagttaaggctgaacatcaacgaccttctggcttactcgaacaacctccaattccaatatggaagtgggagagtatagctatggatttcataactaaacttccgcccacgccatcaggtcacgacagcatttgggttatagttgatcgtctgaccaaatcagcccactttttgccaatacgggaagactacaaggtagaacgactagcccgaatctacaccaacgagatcatttgtaatcatggtacgcctcgtgacatcatttcagaccgtgacgctcggtttacttcgagattgtgggaaacgtttcaagcagctcttggtacgtcgcttaacttaagtaccgcatttcatcctcaaactgacggacagactgaaagaacgatccgtactcttgaagacatgctccgtgcgtgtgtcatagacttcggtggtagttggaacaaatacctaccattagtcgaattctcgtacaacaacaactatcatgccagcatacaaatggcaccattcgaggccttatatggaagaagatgtcgttcgcctattgtatggcacgagatcggtcactcgcaattaaccggtcctgagctattacaagaaacgactgacaaaatcctccagattcaaGACAatttgtcgaaagccagggatagacagaaaagttacgccgatagaagacgcaagccccttgaatttgacgttggcgactacgtactcctaaaggtatcaccttggaagggtgtggccagattcagcaagaaagggaaactagcgcctcgatatgttggaccttttaagattctggagagaatcggcaaagtcgcctacagactcgaactaccggaggaacttaataacgtccacccaactttccatgtgtcaaacctccgaaaatgcctagctgatcatgatctgattgtacctctcgacgaccttcaggtcaacaaaacgctacacttcgtggaaaagcctgtcgaaatcatggatcgccaaaccaagcaactcagacactcgcgcatccctatcgtgaaagtccgatgggaaggcaaacgaggcgcggagtttacttgggaactcgagagcgacatgaaggctaagtacccgcagttgtttaaatgaagatctgaagcgagaaattggtaatatcatccacggtgatgtgcagcttcgagcctaatttcgggtcgaaattccctaaacaaggggaggctgtaacaccccgtgttttcgaatgccaaagtcaaagtcaaagtccaagtcaagtttgacttctttgactgtaaatagtctattttatgttttgtattatgtggagtaagtgttgtttatcaaagaatcgaggtaatcgaatgtttaatcgacgcgaaacgatttACGGCTGTGAaaagtaggaagtaacaatgcgataaagttaatcaatcaataatcaagctaat comes from the Helianthus annuus cultivar XRQ/B chromosome 4, HanXRQr2.0-SUNRISE, whole genome shotgun sequence genome and includes:
- the LOC110933190 gene encoding uncharacterized protein LOC110933190; this encodes MFFCSIVYAANYYVSRRELWQHLSMHKVLVGSNPWVIMGDFNSALNLEDNSFGTSAISISMREFQACIDDIEVFDINRTGFHFTWNQKPKEGIGLLRKIDRVLGNTAFVEEYLSSVAVFNSYRLSDHCPCILKIPKVGVIKRRSFKFANFLVFKPEFLKIVQNIWESNVDGVHQFRVVKKLSMLKSPLRALLYQQGNLHKKVADLRAKLDLIQRDIDEDPLNLALRNEESKFTNAYQEACLDEERNHRSRIDVIKDVNGIVYEGDTVQLALVQHYEKFLGCHDDVSLTPTPNLFSNKLQPEIETQMIRQVTEEEVKKAMFSIGIDKALGPDG